GATATGAAGCAATCATTATCAATAACAACCCTGAGACTGTTTCTACAGATTTCTCAATCTCAGATAAGCTGTATTTTGAACCTCTGACGGAAGAAGATGTAATGAACATCATCGAACTGGAAAAGCCAACAGGAGTAGTTGTACAGTTCGGAGGACAAACAGCGATTAACCTTGCAGATAAATTGGCCAGCCATGGAGTGAAGATCCTGGGAACTTCATTAGAAGATCTTGACAGAGCTGAAAACAGAGATAAATTCGAGAAAGCGCTTCAGGAACTTGGAATTCCTCAACCACTGGGAAAAACTTCAACTTCGAAAGAAGAGGCAATAAAGATTGCCAATGAAATCGGATATCCGGTGTTGGTAAGACCAAGTTATGTGTTGGGAGGAAGAGCCATGGAGATTGTATATACAGAAGCAGAACTGGCACACTATATGGAATTTGCGGTAGATGCAAGCCCGGAACATCCGGTACTGGTAGACCGCTACATCACCGGAAAAGAAGTGGAAGTGGATGCCATCTGTGACGGGGAAACTGTAATTATCCCTGGAATTATGGAGCACATTGAAAGAGCAGGGGTTCACTCCGGAGACTCTATCGCAGTGTATCCACCGCAGAATGTTTCTCAAAAAGAAATTGATACATTGGTAGATTACACACAAAGGCTGGCAAAAGGCCTTAATGTGATCGGATTAATGAATATCCAATATGTTCTTTTTGAAGGAAATGTATATGTGATCGAGGTAAATCCACGTTCATCAAGAACAGTTCCTTTCCTTTCAAAAATTACGGATGTGCCGATGGCTAATCTGGCAACAAAAGCAATATTAGGTCAGAAACTAAAAGACCTTGGATATGAAAACGGACTGGTACCTAATAAAGAAGGGGTGTTTGTAAAAGTTCCTGTGTTCTCTTTCTCCAAATTAACAAAAGTTGATATCTCCCTGGGACCTGAAATGAAATCTACAGGAGAAGTTATGGGAAAAGATACAACTCTGGAAAAAGCACTTTACAAAGGTTTGATCGCTGCAGGAAGAAAAGTTCCGATGCATGGCTCTATTCTCTTCACTGTAGCTGATAAGCATAAAGAAGAGGCTGCTGATCTTGCGGCAAGATTCCATGAAGTCGGATTCAGAATCTGGGCAACGGAAGGAACGGCTAAATTCTTTGAAGAGAAAGGAATTCCTTGTAAAATAGGATACAAGATCGGAGAAGAGGATGTCAACCTTATCGACCTGATCCAGAAAGGTAAAGTACAGTATGTAGTTAATACCATGACAAAAGGGAAGCAAGTTGAAAGAGACGGTTTCCAGATCAGAAGAATGAGTGTTGAAAACGGAGTACCATGTTTAACTTCCATGGATACTGTAGAAGCAATTCTAAAAGTAATTGAAAGCATGACTTTCAAAATGGAAGCGATGTAATTCCTGAAAAAATAAATGTAAAACGCACCCTAAGTAATTAGGGTGCGTTTTTTTGTAAAGAATAAATTTTATAGAGATAATGAAGAAATCATTGTGTAAATTTGAATGATTCACTATTTTATTTGAATCAATGTATTGAAGAAATTTTTAAAATATTTTCGGATTTTAATTTTCTCGGATCAATATAATATATGAAAAATAAAAGAATTCTCATTGTTGGAGTGTGTATAGTAGTCTTCTTAACCGCATTTTTTTATGCTTTATTTGAAAACCCCTATAAGACCGTAACAATCAAAGTACTCGATTGTGAATATACTTACAGAGACTATTATTTTGATGATTGGAAACTAAGGGATTCCTATATAAAACCACAACCAACCACAGCATTTGGAAAACAGTTCGCTGAAAAAGAAATTGGGATGTGTCTGTATGGTAAATATTTTCAAACATTACATTCACAATATAAAATTGAACTTTTAAAATTGTTCAAAAACAGTGAAGAGGTAATGATTACAGAAAAGAATTTTGTAATTGATAAGGAGTTTAAAAATAAGACGGGGTTAAATAAACCAAAAGACTCTATTGATTTCAATCAATATTATCTTGAGTAAAGTTTTGGTTCTACAATATAAGGTTTACGATATTACAAGGGTTATCATAAAATGACTTCGGACATTTTTCTTACCATAGTTCTAAACGCACTTTAATGAATAATTTAAGGTGTGTTTTTATTTTTGGCGAATATTTTATTAGGTTTATTTTAATGTACGATAAACATTGGAAAAATTAAAGAGAGTAGGTAAAAGGAAATTGATAAATATGTAAATTAGCCCGTTAAAATTTATTAAATAAAATTGAATGAAATCAAAATTTAAAATTTTTGTTTTAGGTGTTTCGTTGACGTCTTTAACGAGTTGTGCATTATCTAATTCTGTTCAGCAAATTAATTATCAATCAGGGTTAAAAATTGATAATAAATTAGCTTCCAGTAAGACTGTTCAGATCGATCCTATGAAAGATACAAGGGGATATCAGGATAATAAAGTTATTTTCTATAAGAAAAACATGTACAACCAAACCATGTCCGGTGCTTATATGGCTGAAAAACCTGTTTCAGAAATCCTTACGGACGCTATAAAAAACGGGCTTAAAGAAAAGAATGTTAACTTAGGCAACGATAATAAAAGTTTTACGTTAAAATCAGAATTACAAAAAATGGATTACGAAGCCATTTCCGGATTCTCTACTGTTCAGCTGATCCCTCAGATCACCGTAAAGTTTCAGTTGATTGACAATGAAGGAAAAGTGGTTTGGACTGATCTGATAACAGGAAAGGCAAACACAAAAGGAGCCAAATTTGAAAAATTCCTGCCACCGGCTATCGACAATCTTGTAGAGCAGCTGGTCAACAGCCAGGACTTCCTGAATACGATAAAAGAATAATCGATATTTTGATATAAAAAAAACAGATAATTTTTGCCCCGTAAATTTTTTACGGGGTTTTTAGTTGATGTAAACATATTAGTTTTTTTTTGCCGATTTATTTATAAATTAGAGCGTTAAAATTCAGGCTGTTAAAATTGTAAAAAAACTAATAGGAATTCCATCAAATCAAAAGTAACCATGGCAGAATATAACGCAAAATCAAATAATGCTTTATCTTTTGAAGTGACAAAAGATGAGAAATTAATTGGAAAACTTTCTTATAATAGCTGGTTTAAGTTCAATGCAGTCATTGACCTGGCGGATTATTCCCATTATGTAATAGAACCTAAAGGTTTTTGGGGAACAACGATTGAACTGAAATACCATGATCGTGTTCTGCTGAAGTTCAGAATGAACTGGAACGGAGAAATCGTCATTCAGACCCATTTTAATGATTGTAAAAAAAGTTATGCCTTTAAGCACAGAGGGATTTTTAAAGAATCTTTCGTGCTTGTGGATGAAGAGGGTTCTGAATATGTAGTGATGAAACCTAATTTTAAGTGGAATAACCCCGATTATGAATACCAGATCGCTACCTCCGAAGCTTTTGAAGAAATTCCTGATAAAGAAATTATATTGATCACTTCATTGCATTGTGCCAATTATTACATGTCTATGATGAGTTCAGCCTCTGTAATATAACTATAGAATGCCCAACATTAGCTAGTTTTTTATTTTTAATTGATTTTATAATAAGGATCGGAGAAATACCGGCTGGGTTTAATATAAGCTGTTTTCCGGTCTGCATCAAATATCCATATGAACCTTTTGATCAGGTCTGCTGCAAAATAACTTACTTTTTGCGTTTTAAGATCTCCTGCAAAGAATCCTGCAGAAACATTTTTTAATGTTGTATTTCCGATTTTAAACTCAGGTAAAATTCCTTGTTTTGTGATCACACTTTTTCCGCTGGAATTCTTTAATGTTTTCTCGCCCGTTATTTTTAATTTTTTATCCAGCAGGTTATCTTCCGCAAACTGATTATTGTACAGAAGTCCACCGGAATATCCCGATTGTAACAGAAAGCGGCCGGTAATCGTTTTCCCATCGATTATATTTTCTGCTTCAATAAACAACTGATCCCTTTCCAGATATAATTTTATAGGCTGAAATCCCTCCAGATCGGGTAGATGATCATAAATTACAAACTGATTATGGTCATAATCGATCTTGAAGGCCTTTCCGGAGAAAGCTCTTGTTCCGAACTTTCCGTCAGCTTCATGTCCGGTCAGTTCATTATCAAAAAAACGTACATTTTTCCAGGTGATTTTTCCCAATTGCACCCTGTTGTTATCACTGATTTCATCCTTATTAAAGATAATATGATCTGCCTTCCGGGTTCGTTGAGGGGATATTGAAGCATCCTCCATGGCAATCTGAAACATCAGATCTAGTGAATCCTTGTCATTAACCAGTGCTTTTACAATAATATTATTGTGCTTGGTTAATCTGAAAGGAATTGTTTCCTGTGCGTGAAGAGTAGTGAGGTCAATAAGGAAAAAGAGTATGAATTTTATTTTTGTCAGCATGGATAAAAGATTTCGGTATAGAAATTAACCTTTATTTTTGAAATATAAAAGAATAAAAATACTTGTTCATTTTTCGGTTGCAAAATATACCCCACAGTACTTAATTTTATAAAAAAAAGCGAAATGACAAATATTCAAATTTTCAGAGATCTGCATCATGGTAATGAACCTTTATTGGTGGGAAATGTATGGAATGTACAAAGCGCGAAAGTATACGAAAAGCTGGGCTATAAAGCTTTAGCCACTTCAAGCTCTGCGGTAGCCCATAGTTTGGGGTACGAGGATGGAGAAGAGATGAGTTTTGATGAGTATTTCTATATGGCTGAAAGGATACTGAAATCTGTTCATATTCCTGTATCTGTGGACCTGGAATCGGGTTATGGAAATACAACCGATGAGATCGTTTCCAATATTTCCAAACTGTCGGCTGCCGGAGCTGTAGGGATTAATATTGAAGACAGTATCGTGGTGGACGGAAAAAGGAGATTACTATCACAGGATGAGATTTATGAGAAATTCCGACCTGTTATTTCAAAACTGAAAGACAATGCTGTTGAAATTTTCATCAATTTCCGCACAGATCCCTTTTTGATGGGAATTGAAAATCCTGTTGAAGAAACTTTGCAAAGAATCCGGATCTTTGAAGAACTGGGAGTGGATGGGATATTTGTACCGTGTATTACCGATGAAGAGGATATCAAAACCATTGTGAACTCCACGGAGACTCCTATTAATGTTATGTGTATGCCGGAATTACCCGATTTTGAAACTTTAAAAACGCTTAATGTTAAAAGAATTTCCTCCGGTAGTTTTTTAAATGGATACATTTATGATCGTTTGGAAGATGTGGGCCGCGAGGTTGTTGCAAAACAAAGCTTTTCATCTATTTTTATATCATAATGAGGCTTACAGAAGACAGAATGTATCAGGCTTCCCTGGAAAAGGATTCCACATTTGAAGGAACGTACTGGATGGCCGTAAAAACGACCGGAATATTCTGCCGTCCCACCTGCACTGCCAGAAAGCCCAAAAGAGAAAATGTGGAGTTTTTTTTAGACACGAAAGACGCTATCGCACATGGTTACAGAGCATGCAAAGTATGCAGGCCGCTAGAAAAACTCAATGAAACACCATCCTACATCCGGGAATTGCTGAATGAATTAATGGGTGATGAATCGGTGAAAATCAAGGACTCCGACTTAATCGCGAGAAATATAGAGCCTGTAACAGTTCGCCGTTGGTTTTTGAAAAATCACGGGATCACTTTTCATGCTTTTCAAAGGAAACTGAAGGTAAATAAGGCTTTCAAAAGGATTAAAAACGGGGAAAGTATTCTCGATGCCGCAATGGCCTCGGGTTATGAAAGTCTGAGTGGTTTTAATGAACGCTTTAAAAATATAGTAGGAGTCTCCCCAAAACATACAGGAAGGCAGAAGATTATTGACCTTAAAAGGATTGAAACACCTTTAGGAACCATGTTTGCCTGTGCTGTTGATGAAGGAATCTGTCTTCTTGAATTTACAGACCGGAAAAATATGGACCGGCAGTTTGCTTCGTTGTCAAAATTCCTCAATGCAGAAATCGTTCAGGGAGAAAACAAACATTTCCAGCAGCTCGAAAGAGAATTACAGGAATATTTTGAGGGAAGGCGAAAGTCTTTTGATGTTCCGTTATACATAACGGGTACAGAGTTTCAGGAAAAAGTATGGCAGCTGCTACGTGAAATTCCAATAGGAGAGACCAGGACCTATAAGCAGCAATCTGAGGTTTTAGGAAATCCAAAGGCTATACGTGCTGTAGGAACCGCCAACGGGATTAATAAAATAGCTATATTGGTTCCTTGTCATAGGGTGATCGGGTCTAATGGTGATCTGGTAGGCTATGCCGGTGGCATCTGGAGAAAACAAAAATTACTGGAGCTGGAAAAAGCGATCTTATTCTGATTTTTTATTTAAATTTATAGAACACATCATAACAAATATCCGGAATTTATGAGTTCTGTAAATACCATCCAAACAATGATCGATGCCGGTTTATTTCAGGCTCAGAAAACCATTCAGCGATACCAGTTTTTAAAAGTAAAAGGAGAGACTGATACCCATATTTACTTTGTTCAAGAAGGAAGTGTAAGGATTTTTATCATGGATGAGGATGAAGAACGGATCGTCAGGTTCGGATATAAGGGGAACATTATTGTTTCACTTGATTCTTTTTTATCGGAAAAACCCTCTGATTTTTACATCCAGGCTATAAAAAGGACTACAGTAAAAATAGCCTCCAAGAATAATTTTTATGAGTTGATCCGGTCGGATGATCAGCATCTGAATTGGTGGACCCATGTTCTGGAAGATCTCGTTCTGCAACAGATTGAAAGGGAAAAAGATCTCCTGATCTATTCTCCCCGTGAGCGTTTTGAAAGGGTTTTGAAAAGAAGTCCGAAGCTGTTTCAGGAGATTCCCAATAAATATATTGCCAATTATCTGCGCATGAGCCCCGAAACATTATCGAGGCTAAAGAAATCTTGAGTTCAATCAAGATTTCAGAATGGATTAATCCTGAAATTTGTAGAAAAAGGATCAATGAAAATTCTTACCGCTCAATTATTATCAGAATTAAAGGAAATTACGCAAAATAACACCCGGTACGTAGAAACTCTTCTCAATAGAACGGATCAGGAACTCAATTACAGAACCTCTGAAAACTCCTGGACTGTACTGGAATGTATAGCGCACCTTAACCGGTATGGTCAATTTTATATTCCGGAAATCCAACGTAGGATATTATCCTCAAAATTTCCATCCAAAGTTACTTTTTTACCTGGAATTTTAGGGGACTACTTCGCAAAGTCAATGCTTCCAAAAGAGAAGCTTAATCCAATGAAAACATTCAAAACAATGAATCCCATTCACAGTAAATTGGATAAGAACGTGTTAAAGGATTTTATTGAACAACAGCATCAATTACTCGGACTGCTTGAGAAAGCTAAAGATATTAACCTTGAAAAGACCAGAACGAGCATCAGTATTTCAAAGCTTATTAAACTGAAGCTGGGAGACACTTTACGTTTTGTGATCTACCATCATTTGAGGCATATCGAGCAGGCAAAAAAAGTATTGGAAAGTCTTAAAAATTAATAGTGCGAAAGCAAAAATTATTAAGAATGGGGAGGGCTGTTTTATTTTGATTTCGTAATTTTAGGCAAAAATTTACACGTGAAGAAATTACTATTCGCAGTTTGCCTGTCTGCTTCAGCTTTAAGTTTTGCACAGGATTATTCTGTACCGGCAGCAAGTCCACGTCAGAGAGTGGAACAACAATTTTCGATGTCTAAGATTACGATCGATTATGGAAGACCCGGAGTGAAAGGCCGTAAAATTTTCGGTGAATTGGTTCCTTATGGACAGGTGTGGAGAGCAGGAGCAAACTCTTCGACAAAAATTACTTTCGGACAGTCCGTTAACTTTGGAGGAAAAACAGTTCCTGCAGGAACTTATGGACTATTCATTATTCCAACAGAAAAAGAATGGAAAGTTATTTTAAATAAAGATTTCCAGCAGTGGGGCGCGTACACCTATGATCCAAAGCAGGATGTTGTAGACGTTACCGTACCCGTAAATAAATTAGCAGATAAGCAGGAATGGTTTGAAATTACATTAAACCCTACCGATGAAAATTCCGGAAATTTGGTTATTAAGTGGGATATGGCTCAGGCAGAAGTTGCTTTGAAGCCGGCAAAATTAGATGCGGTGATCAAAATTTCTGATAAGTTGAAAGAAATCAAGAAAATAGAAACCGACGCAGCTAAAACCAAAAGCTAAGACGTATGAATTTCTCTGTTCAACCTATTTTAGAAAATGATGAACTTCAATTAATCCCCTTGGTACAAGGGGATTTTGAATCTGTATACGAGGTGGCTTCAGATCCTAAGGTCTGGGAACAACAC
The sequence above is drawn from the Chryseobacterium daecheongense genome and encodes:
- a CDS encoding methylated-DNA--[protein]-cysteine S-methyltransferase yields the protein MRLTEDRMYQASLEKDSTFEGTYWMAVKTTGIFCRPTCTARKPKRENVEFFLDTKDAIAHGYRACKVCRPLEKLNETPSYIRELLNELMGDESVKIKDSDLIARNIEPVTVRRWFLKNHGITFHAFQRKLKVNKAFKRIKNGESILDAAMASGYESLSGFNERFKNIVGVSPKHTGRQKIIDLKRIETPLGTMFACAVDEGICLLEFTDRKNMDRQFASLSKFLNAEIVQGENKHFQQLERELQEYFEGRRKSFDVPLYITGTEFQEKVWQLLREIPIGETRTYKQQSEVLGNPKAIRAVGTANGINKIAILVPCHRVIGSNGDLVGYAGGIWRKQKLLELEKAILF
- a CDS encoding isocitrate lyase/phosphoenolpyruvate mutase family protein, producing the protein MTNIQIFRDLHHGNEPLLVGNVWNVQSAKVYEKLGYKALATSSSAVAHSLGYEDGEEMSFDEYFYMAERILKSVHIPVSVDLESGYGNTTDEIVSNISKLSAAGAVGINIEDSIVVDGKRRLLSQDEIYEKFRPVISKLKDNAVEIFINFRTDPFLMGIENPVEETLQRIRIFEELGVDGIFVPCITDEEDIKTIVNSTETPINVMCMPELPDFETLKTLNVKRISSGSFLNGYIYDRLEDVGREVVAKQSFSSIFIS
- a CDS encoding Crp/Fnr family transcriptional regulator — protein: MSSVNTIQTMIDAGLFQAQKTIQRYQFLKVKGETDTHIYFVQEGSVRIFIMDEDEERIVRFGYKGNIIVSLDSFLSEKPSDFYIQAIKRTTVKIASKNNFYELIRSDDQHLNWWTHVLEDLVLQQIEREKDLLIYSPRERFERVLKRSPKLFQEIPNKYIANYLRMSPETLSRLKKS
- a CDS encoding DUF2911 domain-containing protein gives rise to the protein MKKLLFAVCLSASALSFAQDYSVPAASPRQRVEQQFSMSKITIDYGRPGVKGRKIFGELVPYGQVWRAGANSSTKITFGQSVNFGGKTVPAGTYGLFIIPTEKEWKVILNKDFQQWGAYTYDPKQDVVDVTVPVNKLADKQEWFEITLNPTDENSGNLVIKWDMAQAEVALKPAKLDAVIKISDKLKEIKKIETDAAKTKS
- a CDS encoding DinB family protein encodes the protein MKILTAQLLSELKEITQNNTRYVETLLNRTDQELNYRTSENSWTVLECIAHLNRYGQFYIPEIQRRILSSKFPSKVTFLPGILGDYFAKSMLPKEKLNPMKTFKTMNPIHSKLDKNVLKDFIEQQHQLLGLLEKAKDINLEKTRTSISISKLIKLKLGDTLRFVIYHHLRHIEQAKKVLESLKN